One genomic window of Polaromonas sp. SP1 includes the following:
- a CDS encoding ABC transporter substrate-binding protein gives MNRIVFLFLLLCLAATAPARALQITDDRGVTVTLAQAPQRIISLLPSLTETVCELGQCQRLVGVDRYSNFPASVQKLPQVGGGLDPNIESMVALKPDVVLLATSSRAADRLQALGIKVVALEPRSHADVQRVMLKLGQLLEVRDAARIWRSIDAGVSAAAQSLPPGVRGTRVYFEVNQGPYAASEASFIGETLTRLGVKNIVPARLGPFPKLNPEFIVRANPDLIMIGQRSADGLQARPGWQSIRALREQRVCIFPTEEANVLVRPGPRMAEAARLMATCIAGKAPKSTAEAKP, from the coding sequence GTGAACCGCATCGTCTTTCTTTTCCTGCTGCTGTGCCTGGCCGCCACGGCGCCGGCCCGCGCGCTGCAAATCACCGACGACCGCGGCGTGACCGTCACGCTGGCCCAGGCGCCGCAGCGCATCATCAGCCTGCTGCCTTCATTGACCGAAACGGTGTGCGAGCTCGGCCAGTGCCAGCGCCTGGTCGGGGTGGACCGCTATTCCAACTTCCCGGCCAGCGTGCAAAAGCTGCCCCAGGTCGGCGGCGGGCTGGACCCCAACATCGAAAGCATGGTGGCCCTCAAGCCCGATGTGGTGCTGCTGGCGACGTCGTCACGCGCGGCCGACCGGCTGCAGGCGCTGGGCATCAAGGTGGTGGCGCTGGAGCCCAGGAGCCACGCCGATGTGCAGCGCGTGATGCTCAAGCTCGGCCAGTTGCTCGAGGTGCGCGACGCCGCGCGCATCTGGCGCTCGATTGATGCCGGCGTTTCGGCCGCGGCCCAGTCGCTGCCGCCCGGCGTGCGCGGCACGCGGGTCTACTTTGAAGTCAACCAGGGGCCGTATGCGGCCAGCGAGGCGTCTTTTATCGGCGAGACGCTGACGCGCCTGGGCGTGAAAAACATCGTGCCGGCCAGGCTCGGGCCCTTTCCCAAGCTCAACCCCGAGTTCATCGTGCGCGCCAACCCCGACCTGATCATGATCGGCCAGCGCAGTGCCGACGGCCTGCAGGCGCGGCCTGGCTGGCAGAGCATTCGCGCGCTGCGTGAACAACGCGTCTGCATCTTTCCGACGGAAGAGGCCAATGTGCTGGTGCGCCCGGGCCCGCGCATGGCCGAGGCTGCGCGCCTGATGGCCACGTGCATCGCCGGCAAAGCACCCAAATCCACCGCGGAGGCCAAGCCATGA
- the cobU gene encoding bifunctional adenosylcobinamide kinase/adenosylcobinamide-phosphate guanylyltransferase: protein MSTMTIAKSELILGGQKSGKSRRGEQLAQQWLAQSPQHRAVMVATARPWDDEMRERIRRHQQDRAERVPGMATVEEPLELAQAITRHSAAHTLVLVDCLTLWLTNLLMPAPGYESNQSPAQVASTHTAMILRAIEAAPGPVVLVGNEIGLGVIPLGRETRAFVDALGLLNQQVAGACERVTLMAAGLPLILKAPS, encoded by the coding sequence ATGAGCACGATGACGATTGCCAAAAGCGAGCTCATCCTCGGCGGCCAGAAAAGCGGCAAGTCGCGCCGCGGCGAACAACTGGCCCAGCAGTGGCTGGCGCAGTCGCCGCAGCACCGCGCCGTGATGGTCGCGACGGCCCGCCCGTGGGACGACGAAATGCGCGAACGCATCCGGCGCCACCAGCAGGACCGGGCCGAGCGCGTGCCCGGCATGGCCACGGTGGAAGAGCCGCTGGAGCTGGCCCAGGCGATCACCCGGCACAGCGCAGCCCACACTTTGGTGCTGGTCGACTGCCTGACGCTCTGGTTGACCAACCTGCTCATGCCCGCCCCGGGTTATGAGTCAAATCAGTCTCCAGCCCAGGTTGCATCTACACATACCGCTATGATTTTGAGAGCAATCGAGGCTGCGCCCGGCCCCGTTGTCCTGGTCGGCAACGAGATCGGCCTGGGTGTCATCCCGCTGGGCCGTGAAACCCGCGCCTTTGTCGACGCCCTGGGCCTGCTCAACCAGCAGGTCGCCGGCGCCTGTGAACGTGTCACCCTGATGGCGGCGGGTTTGCCGCTCATCCTGAAAGCCCCTTCGTGA
- a CDS encoding ABC transporter substrate-binding protein, translating to MTDLLHYQPGPQRIVCLTEETTEWLYLLGQQQRIVGISGYTVRPKRARDEKPRVSAFLSAKIEKIMELQPDCVLGFSDLQADIASDLVKRGVQVTIFNQRSVAEIFSMLYQLAAMVGEAEQGARRIAQIQADLRAMQAAVASKLAGGARRPKVYFEEWDNPHISAIRWVSELIGIAGGDDCFPELAAESLGKNRIIADGAEIVRRNPDIILGSWCGKKFRPENVVAREGWDAVNAVRHQQLFEIKSPDILQPGPAALTDGVARMHQIILKWMDSDQAGASES from the coding sequence ATGACGGACTTGCTGCACTACCAGCCCGGCCCGCAGCGCATCGTCTGCCTGACCGAGGAGACCACCGAATGGCTCTACCTGCTGGGCCAGCAGCAGCGCATTGTGGGCATCTCGGGTTACACCGTACGCCCCAAACGCGCGCGCGACGAGAAGCCGCGCGTCAGCGCCTTCCTGAGCGCGAAGATCGAGAAGATCATGGAACTGCAGCCCGATTGCGTGCTGGGTTTTTCGGATCTGCAGGCCGACATTGCCTCGGACCTGGTCAAGCGCGGTGTGCAAGTCACCATCTTCAACCAGCGCAGCGTGGCCGAAATTTTCTCCATGCTGTACCAGCTGGCCGCCATGGTCGGCGAGGCGGAGCAGGGCGCCCGGCGCATTGCACAGATACAGGCTGATTTGCGCGCCATGCAAGCGGCCGTCGCAAGCAAGCTTGCCGGCGGTGCACGCCGGCCCAAGGTGTATTTTGAGGAATGGGACAACCCGCACATCAGCGCGATCCGCTGGGTGTCGGAGCTGATCGGCATCGCGGGGGGCGACGATTGTTTCCCCGAGCTCGCCGCCGAATCGCTGGGCAAGAACCGCATCATTGCCGACGGCGCCGAAATCGTCCGCCGCAACCCGGACATCATCCTGGGCTCCTGGTGCGGCAAAAAATTCCGGCCCGAGAACGTGGTGGCGCGTGAAGGCTGGGATGCGGTGAATGCGGTGCGCCACCAGCAACTGTTTGAAATCAAGTCCCCCGACATCCTGCAGCCCGGCCCCGCCGCACTGACGGACGGCGTGGCCAGGATGCACCAGATCATCCTGAAGTGGATGGATTCTGACCAAGCCGGAGCGTCCGAATCATGA
- a CDS encoding cobyrinate a,c-diamide synthase, which translates to MTNPSRCPAILIAAPASGQGKTTVACALARLHARQGRRVRVFKCGPDFLDPCWHALASGAPVYQMDLWMTGQADCSARLHAAAQEADLIIVEGVMGLFDGEPSAADLAQRFGLPVLAVVDASAMVATFGALAFGLQHYRPDMPWAGVLANRVANARHAGMLQASVAPGQWLGAVLRNAAMSLPKRHLGLTVAGEVTDAMERLDAAADALADTPLGQMSLDDLQRWAVDFAAPEASAPLAPALQGKTIAIARDAAFCFIYEANLDTLRALGAGLVFFSPLADAAVPRCDALWIPGGYPELHAETIASNTAMRDSLAAHIAAGKPVWAECGGMMALFDTLVTLDGQRHAQWGVLPGEVTMQKLLAGLGPQQLPLAGGTVRGHTFHYSTTATPLQPVARTSRPGTAPAPDVGEAVWQQRAVRASYFHAWFPSCPEAVAELFTAPAEVMA; encoded by the coding sequence ATGACCAACCCCTCCCGCTGCCCCGCCATCCTCATCGCCGCCCCGGCTTCCGGTCAGGGCAAGACGACGGTGGCGTGCGCCCTGGCGCGGCTGCATGCACGGCAGGGGCGGCGGGTGCGGGTGTTCAAGTGCGGGCCGGACTTCCTGGACCCATGCTGGCACGCCCTGGCCAGCGGTGCGCCGGTGTACCAGATGGACCTGTGGATGACCGGCCAGGCCGATTGCAGTGCGCGCCTGCATGCGGCGGCACAAGAGGCCGACCTGATCATTGTGGAAGGCGTGATGGGCCTGTTTGACGGCGAGCCCAGTGCGGCGGACCTGGCGCAGCGATTCGGCTTGCCGGTGCTGGCCGTGGTGGATGCGTCGGCCATGGTGGCCACCTTCGGCGCGCTGGCGTTCGGCTTGCAGCACTACCGGCCCGACATGCCCTGGGCCGGGGTGCTGGCCAATCGTGTGGCCAATGCGCGCCATGCGGGCATGCTGCAGGCCAGCGTGGCGCCCGGCCAATGGCTGGGTGCGGTGCTGCGCAATGCCGCCATGAGCCTGCCCAAGCGCCACCTGGGCCTGACGGTGGCAGGCGAAGTGACCGATGCCATGGAGCGGCTGGACGCCGCAGCCGATGCGCTGGCCGACACGCCGCTGGGCCAGATGAGCCTGGACGATTTGCAGCGCTGGGCGGTGGACTTCGCGGCGCCTGAAGCTTCTGCTCCCTTGGCGCCAGCGCTTCAGGGAAAGACAATCGCCATCGCGCGCGACGCCGCTTTCTGCTTTATCTATGAAGCCAACCTCGACACCTTGCGTGCGCTGGGGGCCGGGCTGGTGTTTTTCTCGCCGCTGGCGGATGCGGCCGTGCCCCGGTGCGACGCGCTGTGGATTCCCGGCGGCTACCCCGAACTGCATGCAGAGACGATTGCGTCCAACACCGCGATGCGGGACAGCCTGGCCGCGCACATCGCCGCAGGCAAACCGGTGTGGGCCGAGTGCGGCGGCATGATGGCGCTGTTCGACACGCTGGTCACGCTCGACGGCCAGCGTCATGCGCAATGGGGTGTGCTTCCCGGCGAGGTGACCATGCAAAAGCTGCTGGCCGGCCTGGGCCCGCAGCAGTTGCCACTGGCCGGCGGCACTGTCCGCGGCCACACCTTCCATTACTCGACCACGGCCACGCCGCTGCAGCCTGTGGCCCGCACCTCGCGGCCGGGCACCGCGCCTGCGCCGGATGTGGGCGAGGCCGTGTGGCAGCAGCGTGCGGTGCGCGCCAGCTACTTCCACGCCTGGTTTCCCTCCTGCCCCGAAGCGGTGGCGGAGCTGTTCACCGCACCTGCGGAGGTGATGGCATGA
- a CDS encoding TonB-dependent receptor domain-containing protein — translation MKTVPRARLAVLPLAVAAAFPLAFFAASPALSQTAGTTPQLKEMMVTATRSARPVGDVVADVTIIDRATIERAGAVGVADVLARVPGIEITRNGGIGNTTGVSIRGGESRHTAVLINGVRIDSQTTSGGAGWSAIPLSQIERIEVVRGPTSAVYGSDAVAGVVQIFTKKGEGPFAPVVALTYGTYQTHRLDVSASGSVDAFDYSFGVSEGASDGFNIRPNLVPAQNPDADGYKARSANARLGFQVNADHRIEANVLQSRVEAQYDSTPFPLVRDYRRTSTLQTLGLQLESKWTASYSTKIALSHGTDKGEESIDRSVDQTRIAGVLWQNEYKIGNHLLSATLEQRRDEFLLTSAPRVDRSKSQTGVGLGYGWSQAGHTVQLNVRHDNDSEFGGKTTGSAAYAFAITPALKVSASTGTSYRVPTLYQRFSQYGVANLKPESGRNAEIGLKYAEGSSEYGVVVYKNKMTNLLSFLSGAGAAGCPVPANGCYSNTAKAQYEGITFTAAERLGGVRLYGSLDLQNPRDVVLDKYLARRARRHAVLGVDTKVAGWDFGADVLLSAQRYDTAANTTLLPGYGMLNLSASTALSRDWKLTAKVDNLNDKAYQTAGTYAMPRRAVYVGLTWAPL, via the coding sequence ATGAAAACTGTTCCCCGTGCACGCCTTGCCGTGCTTCCGCTGGCCGTTGCCGCCGCATTTCCGCTGGCCTTTTTCGCCGCTTCTCCTGCCTTGTCCCAAACTGCCGGCACGACGCCGCAGCTCAAGGAAATGATGGTCACCGCCACACGCAGCGCGCGCCCTGTCGGCGATGTGGTGGCCGATGTCACCATCATCGACCGTGCAACCATCGAGCGCGCCGGCGCCGTAGGCGTTGCCGACGTGCTGGCGCGCGTGCCGGGCATTGAAATCACCCGCAACGGCGGCATCGGCAATACCACCGGCGTGTCGATACGCGGCGGCGAGAGCCGGCATACGGCCGTGCTTATCAATGGCGTGCGCATCGACTCGCAAACCACCAGCGGGGGCGCCGGCTGGAGCGCGATCCCGCTGTCGCAGATCGAACGCATTGAAGTGGTCCGCGGCCCCACCAGCGCGGTGTACGGCTCCGATGCGGTGGCGGGTGTGGTGCAGATCTTCACCAAAAAGGGCGAAGGCCCTTTCGCGCCTGTCGTGGCGCTGACCTACGGCACTTACCAGACCCACCGGCTGGACGTGTCGGCCAGCGGCTCGGTCGACGCATTCGATTACTCGTTCGGGGTCTCCGAAGGCGCCAGCGACGGCTTCAATATCCGGCCCAACCTCGTTCCCGCGCAGAACCCCGATGCCGACGGCTACAAGGCCCGCAGCGCCAATGCCCGCCTGGGTTTCCAGGTCAACGCCGACCACCGCATCGAGGCCAATGTGCTGCAAAGCCGGGTGGAGGCGCAGTACGACAGCACGCCTTTTCCGCTGGTGCGCGACTACCGCCGCACCAGTACCCTGCAGACTTTGGGCCTGCAGCTGGAGTCCAAATGGACCGCCAGCTACAGCACCAAAATCGCCTTGAGCCACGGCACCGACAAAGGCGAGGAAAGCATCGACCGATCGGTCGACCAGACCCGCATCGCCGGCGTGCTCTGGCAAAACGAATACAAGATCGGCAACCACCTGCTGAGCGCCACGCTGGAGCAGCGCAGGGACGAGTTCCTGCTGACCAGCGCCCCCCGCGTGGACCGCAGCAAATCGCAGACCGGCGTGGGCCTGGGCTACGGCTGGTCGCAAGCCGGGCACACCGTGCAGCTCAACGTCCGCCATGACAACGACAGTGAGTTCGGCGGCAAGACGACCGGCTCGGCCGCCTATGCCTTCGCCATCACGCCTGCGTTGAAAGTTTCGGCCAGCACCGGCACGTCTTACCGCGTGCCGACGCTGTACCAGCGCTTTAGCCAATACGGCGTGGCCAACCTCAAACCCGAATCGGGGCGCAACGCCGAGATCGGCCTTAAATATGCCGAAGGCAGCAGCGAATACGGCGTGGTCGTCTACAAAAACAAAATGACCAACCTGCTGAGCTTCCTGTCAGGCGCCGGCGCAGCCGGTTGCCCGGTGCCGGCCAACGGCTGCTATTCCAATACCGCGAAGGCGCAGTACGAGGGCATCACCTTCACCGCCGCCGAGCGGCTGGGCGGCGTCAGGCTGTACGGCTCGCTCGACCTGCAAAATCCACGCGACGTGGTCCTGGACAAGTACCTGGCCCGGCGCGCGCGCCGGCACGCCGTGCTGGGCGTCGACACCAAAGTGGCCGGCTGGGACTTCGGCGCCGACGTGCTGCTTTCGGCCCAGCGCTATGACACGGCTGCCAACACCACCTTGCTGCCGGGCTACGGCATGCTCAACCTGAGTGCCTCGACGGCGCTTTCCAGAGACTGGAAGCTGACGGCCAAAGTGGATAACCTGAACGACAAGGCCTATCAAACCGCCGGCACCTACGCCATGCCGCGGCGCGCGGTGTACGTCGGTTTGACGTGGGCGCCTCTTTGA
- the zapB gene encoding cell division protein ZapB, which yields MANQTQIDQIVERVERLLLRYEELQRTNALLTEQVNVLTQERDSLKSRLGAARARVDALLERLPESNGHTKTTVGTES from the coding sequence ATGGCGAACCAAACCCAAATCGACCAGATCGTCGAACGCGTTGAGCGGCTTTTGCTGCGCTACGAAGAGCTGCAGCGCACCAACGCGCTGCTGACAGAGCAGGTCAACGTTTTGACACAGGAACGCGACTCGCTCAAGTCGCGCCTGGGTGCCGCGCGCGCGCGCGTGGATGCGCTCCTGGAGCGCCTGCCTGAAAGCAATGGCCACACCAAAACCACCGTGGGAACCGAGTCATGA
- a CDS encoding cell division protein ZapA → MKQLEVQIMGQSYLLGCPENGDARMLDAVNRVDMAMCRIRDAGKIKARDRIAVLAALNLAFELPERTPNSTPAPAAAPAPASSGAAETEHPQLSALLQRLDTALGIDGRLL, encoded by the coding sequence ATGAAGCAGCTCGAAGTACAGATCATGGGCCAGAGCTACCTGCTGGGCTGCCCCGAAAACGGCGACGCCCGCATGCTGGATGCCGTCAACCGGGTGGACATGGCCATGTGCCGCATTCGCGATGCCGGGAAAATCAAGGCACGCGACCGCATCGCCGTGCTGGCCGCACTGAACCTCGCATTTGAGCTTCCCGAGCGCACGCCGAACAGCACACCCGCACCTGCTGCCGCGCCCGCACCCGCAAGCAGCGGCGCCGCTGAAACAGAGCACCCGCAGCTCTCTGCATTGCTGCAGCGGCTTGACACCGCACTGGGGATCGACGGCCGCCTGCTCTGA
- a CDS encoding sulfite exporter TauE/SafE family protein, with the protein MSLEPQLIAELLVVGLCTGFLAGLLGIGGGMIMVPFITFILTSKGFPAEYTVKIAVATSLATICFTSLSSVRAHHRRGAVLWPIVRLLAPGILVGSLLGAQLAVALPGKILSILFAVFVAFSATQMFLGRKPKPTRTLPGPVGTFSMGGVIGMLSSLVGAGGAFVSVPFMTWCNVKIHDAVGTSAALGFPIALAGTLGYIWAGQDLPQMPPGSLGFLYLPGLVIISLASICTAPLGARTAHRMDIQPLRKVFAVVLYILAAYFLLR; encoded by the coding sequence ATGTCCCTAGAGCCCCAACTCATTGCTGAACTCCTTGTGGTCGGGCTGTGCACCGGCTTTCTTGCCGGCCTGCTGGGCATAGGCGGGGGCATGATCATGGTGCCCTTCATCACCTTCATCCTCACGTCAAAAGGGTTCCCGGCGGAATACACCGTGAAAATCGCGGTCGCCACCTCGCTGGCCACCATCTGCTTTACCTCGCTGTCGTCGGTGCGTGCGCATCACCGGCGAGGCGCGGTGTTATGGCCCATCGTCCGTTTGCTGGCGCCGGGCATCCTGGTGGGCTCGCTGCTCGGCGCGCAACTGGCCGTGGCGCTGCCGGGGAAAATCCTGAGCATCCTGTTTGCGGTCTTCGTGGCGTTTTCCGCCACGCAGATGTTCCTCGGCCGCAAACCCAAACCCACCCGCACACTGCCCGGCCCCGTGGGCACCTTCAGCATGGGCGGCGTGATCGGCATGTTGTCCTCGCTGGTCGGCGCGGGCGGCGCTTTTGTTTCGGTGCCTTTCATGACCTGGTGCAACGTGAAAATTCATGACGCCGTGGGCACTTCGGCTGCACTCGGCTTTCCGATTGCGTTGGCCGGCACGCTGGGCTACATCTGGGCGGGCCAGGATTTGCCGCAGATGCCGCCCGGCTCCCTGGGCTTTCTTTACCTTCCGGGCCTGGTCATCATCTCGCTGGCCAGCATCTGCACGGCGCCGCTGGGCGCGCGCACGGCCCACCGCATGGACATCCAGCCGCTGAGAAAAGTCTTCGCGGTCGTCCTCTACATCCTGGCCGCGTACTTCCTGCTGCGCTGA
- a CDS encoding LysR family transcriptional regulator, with amino-acid sequence MKNATLRQLKVFEAVARNLSFSRAAEELHLTQPAVSIQVSKLEDHAGLPLFEQLGKKIHLTPAGVEMLHSSRIIIQQFKEVEDAMAQFKGVSGGKLNVTVISAGDYFFPRLLVEFARRHSGVSLDFGVCNREELLNQLNDNLTDLAVMVRPPLDMDTVSEPFAPHPYVVVAAPDHPLASKKRIPLSRLASEPFVVREKGSDTWNSMQEGFGDHLAELNIAMEIKSTETIKQAVIAGMGVSFLSAHTISRELQVGSLAVLDVQGFPLMLNWYVVHRRNKRLTPVAQAFKDFLMSDGGALIEQTIGLRTKPATKRATPARR; translated from the coding sequence ATGAAGAACGCGACATTGCGCCAGCTCAAGGTATTTGAAGCGGTGGCCCGAAACCTGAGCTTTTCGCGGGCCGCGGAAGAGTTGCACCTGACGCAGCCCGCCGTGTCCATCCAGGTGAGCAAGCTGGAAGACCACGCAGGCCTTCCGCTCTTTGAGCAGCTGGGCAAAAAAATACACCTCACGCCGGCAGGCGTTGAGATGCTTCACTCCAGCCGGATCATCATCCAGCAGTTCAAGGAGGTGGAAGACGCCATGGCGCAGTTCAAGGGCGTCTCCGGCGGCAAATTGAATGTCACGGTGATCAGTGCCGGCGACTATTTTTTTCCGCGCCTGCTGGTGGAGTTTGCCCGGCGCCATTCCGGCGTGAGCCTGGACTTCGGTGTGTGCAACCGCGAGGAACTGCTGAACCAGTTGAACGACAACCTGACGGACCTGGCCGTCATGGTGCGTCCGCCGCTGGACATGGATACCGTGAGCGAACCGTTTGCGCCGCATCCCTATGTGGTCGTGGCCGCGCCCGACCACCCGCTGGCAAGTAAAAAACGCATTCCCTTATCGCGCCTGGCAAGTGAGCCTTTTGTCGTGCGTGAAAAGGGGTCGGACACCTGGAATTCGATGCAGGAGGGCTTTGGTGATCACCTGGCCGAGCTCAACATCGCCATGGAAATCAAGAGCACGGAAACCATCAAGCAGGCGGTGATTGCGGGCATGGGAGTCAGCTTTTTGTCGGCGCACACCATCAGCCGCGAGCTTCAGGTCGGCAGCCTGGCGGTGCTCGATGTGCAGGGCTTTCCGCTGATGCTGAACTGGTATGTGGTGCACCGCCGCAACAAGCGACTCACGCCGGTGGCGCAAGCCTTCAAGGATTTTTTGATGAGCGACGGCGGGGCGTTGATCGAGCAGACGATAGGCCTGCGCACCAAACCGGCCACGAAGCGGGCCACACCGGCGCGCCGCTAG
- a CDS encoding LysR family transcriptional regulator — protein MDRIQAIRLFIRVVDLGSFSKAAADMGMGQPSATKLVVQLEKQLGSRLLHRSTRGVTPTEIGALYYAKCKLIAHHVEEAETVAALLQSQVQGGLRITTSVAFGRRVLVPLVMRFMQLHPKLQIELNFEDRYVNLVEQGIDVAIRMGPLADSTLGARYLGINPWVVVASPEYLNKHGAPVDPAGLAAHSALVYSTVQGDARWHFTGAEGHALPVSVSGPLRSNNLSALLVAARGGMGVAALPKYVAHESIRSGALVTLLDDWMLPSQEIHAVFPSPQLVPAKVSGFVGWLQGQFGESWWADQK, from the coding sequence ATGGACCGCATTCAGGCCATCCGGCTTTTCATTCGCGTGGTGGACCTCGGCTCGTTCAGCAAGGCCGCGGCCGACATGGGCATGGGCCAGCCCTCGGCCACCAAACTGGTCGTGCAACTGGAAAAACAACTGGGTTCGCGCTTGCTGCACCGTTCGACGCGCGGTGTGACGCCCACCGAGATCGGTGCGCTGTATTACGCCAAGTGCAAGCTGATCGCCCACCATGTCGAAGAGGCGGAGACAGTGGCGGCGCTGCTGCAATCTCAGGTGCAGGGCGGCCTGCGCATCACCACCTCGGTGGCCTTCGGGCGGCGTGTGCTGGTGCCGCTGGTGATGCGTTTCATGCAGCTCCATCCCAAACTGCAAATCGAGTTGAACTTCGAAGACCGGTACGTCAACCTGGTCGAGCAAGGCATTGACGTGGCGATCCGGATGGGGCCGCTGGCGGACTCGACACTGGGGGCGCGTTACCTCGGCATCAACCCGTGGGTGGTGGTGGCGTCGCCGGAGTACCTTAATAAGCACGGCGCACCGGTCGATCCCGCCGGTCTTGCCGCCCACAGTGCACTCGTCTACAGCACGGTGCAGGGCGATGCCCGCTGGCATTTCACCGGCGCCGAAGGCCATGCGCTGCCGGTCTCGGTCAGCGGGCCTTTGCGCTCGAACAATCTCTCCGCACTTTTGGTCGCGGCGCGCGGGGGCATGGGGGTGGCCGCCTTGCCGAAGTACGTGGCGCATGAGTCGATACGCAGCGGTGCGCTGGTGACCTTGCTGGACGACTGGATGCTTCCTTCGCAGGAGATCCACGCCGTTTTTCCTTCTCCCCAACTGGTGCCTGCCAAGGTCAGCGGTTTTGTCGGCTGGCTGCAGGGCCAGTTCGGCGAGTCATGGTGGGCCGACCAGAAATAG
- the gcl gene encoding glyoxylate carboligase has protein sequence MAKMKAIMAAVLVMEKEGITQAFGVPGAAINPLYSALRERQSITHILARHVEGASHMAEGYTRAAAGNIGVCIGTSGPGGTDMITGLYSASADSIPILCITGQAPRARLYKEDFQAVDIESISKPVTKWSCTVREPGQVPRAFQQAFHLMRSGRPGPVLLDLPFDVQMAEIEFDIDTYEPLPVYKPAASRKQIEKALDMLTAAERPLIVAGGGIINADASALLVEFAELTGVPVIPTLMGWGTIADDHPLMAGMVGLQTSHRYGNATMLASDFVLGIGNRWANRHTGSVEVYTKGRTFVHVDIEPTQIGRVFTPDYGIVSDAKAALEHFVQIARERKAAGQLPDRSDWAYRCAERKRLMHRKTHFDNVPIKPQRVYEEMNKAFPRDTIYVSNIGLSQIAAGQFMQIYGPRQWINCGQAGPLGWSMPAALGVVAADPSRTVVAITGDYDFQFLLEELAVGAQFQLPYVHVLVNNSYLGLIRQAQRGFEMDYCVQLAFDNINVPDSDDKLRSYGVDHVAVVEGLGCKALRVKHPDEIQGALQQARALAAEHRVPVVVEIILEKVTNIAMGTEIDKVNEFEDIDCRHPEGLRGLELAGLLE, from the coding sequence ATGGCAAAAATGAAAGCCATCATGGCCGCTGTGCTGGTGATGGAAAAAGAAGGTATTACACAAGCCTTCGGCGTCCCCGGCGCGGCCATCAACCCGCTGTATTCGGCGCTGCGCGAGCGGCAGTCCATCACCCACATCCTCGCACGCCACGTCGAAGGCGCCTCGCACATGGCCGAGGGTTACACGCGTGCCGCGGCAGGCAACATCGGCGTGTGCATCGGCACCTCGGGGCCAGGCGGCACGGACATGATCACCGGCCTTTACTCGGCCAGCGCGGACAGCATCCCCATCCTCTGCATCACCGGCCAGGCGCCGCGCGCGCGGCTGTACAAGGAAGACTTCCAGGCCGTCGACATTGAGTCCATTTCCAAACCGGTCACCAAATGGTCTTGCACGGTTCGCGAACCCGGCCAGGTGCCGCGCGCCTTCCAGCAAGCCTTCCACCTGATGCGATCGGGCCGGCCCGGCCCGGTGTTGCTCGATTTACCTTTCGACGTGCAGATGGCCGAAATCGAATTCGACATCGACACCTACGAGCCTTTGCCGGTCTACAAGCCCGCGGCGTCGCGCAAGCAGATCGAAAAAGCCCTGGACATGCTGACAGCGGCCGAGCGCCCGCTGATCGTGGCCGGCGGCGGCATCATCAACGCCGACGCCAGCGCCCTGCTGGTCGAGTTTGCCGAGCTGACCGGTGTGCCGGTGATTCCCACCCTGATGGGCTGGGGCACGATTGCCGACGACCATCCGCTGATGGCGGGCATGGTCGGCCTGCAGACCAGCCACCGCTACGGCAATGCCACCATGCTCGCCAGCGACTTCGTGCTGGGGATCGGCAACCGCTGGGCCAACCGCCACACCGGCTCGGTCGAGGTCTACACCAAGGGCCGCACCTTTGTGCACGTCGATATCGAACCGACGCAAATCGGCCGGGTATTCACGCCTGACTACGGCATCGTCTCGGACGCCAAAGCAGCGCTCGAACACTTCGTGCAGATTGCCCGCGAGCGCAAGGCGGCCGGCCAGTTGCCGGACCGCAGCGACTGGGCTTACCGCTGCGCCGAACGCAAACGCCTGATGCACCGCAAGACCCATTTCGACAACGTGCCGATCAAGCCCCAGCGCGTTTACGAAGAGATGAACAAGGCCTTCCCGCGCGACACCATTTACGTCAGCAACATCGGCCTGAGCCAGATCGCCGCCGGGCAGTTCATGCAGATCTACGGCCCGCGCCAGTGGATCAATTGCGGACAGGCCGGCCCGCTCGGCTGGTCGATGCCCGCGGCCCTCGGCGTGGTGGCGGCCGATCCTTCACGCACCGTCGTGGCCATCACCGGCGACTACGACTTCCAGTTTCTGCTCGAAGAGCTGGCGGTGGGTGCGCAGTTCCAGTTGCCCTACGTGCATGTGCTCGTCAACAACTCTTACCTCGGCCTGATCCGCCAGGCCCAGCGTGGCTTCGAGATGGACTACTGCGTGCAGCTGGCTTTCGACAACATCAACGTGCCCGACTCCGACGACAAGCTGCGCAGCTACGGCGTCGACCATGTGGCGGTGGTGGAAGGCCTGGGCTGCAAGGCGCTGCGCGTCAAGCACCCGGACGAGATCCAGGGCGCGCTGCAGCAGGCGCGGGCGCTCGCCGCCGAGCACCGTGTGCCGGTCGTGGTCGAGATCATCCTGGAGAAGGTCACCAACATCGCCATGGGCACCGAGATCGACAAGGTCAACGAGTTCGAAGACATCGACTGCCGCCATCCGGAAGGCCTGCGCGGCCTCGAGCTGGCCGGCTTGCTCGAGTAA